One window of the Shewanella maritima genome contains the following:
- a CDS encoding SDR family oxidoreductase translates to MTTKYFGNKGWTPERIGSLAGKTYLITGANTGAGFEASRILLAKGAKVVMLNRNASKSAAAIAALKQQLGNDIDVSFVQMDLAELASVHKAAQQVLQSTAKIDALICNGAIAQVAKQEFTKDGFESHLGVNHYGHFLLCGLLFDRIEESQGRIVVVSSEGYKMGLKTMQFDDMNWDKNYHPNHTYCHSKLAQMMFAYELQNRIKDAGKRVEVYVCHPGASKTSLINDKASRATRIIFGIMAMLPIVQSAEKGAYPEIMCATETGLKQRAYYGPTGFQYFVGPVDECKLEAFAHDEQVCQTLWQLSEQQTGFNWAL, encoded by the coding sequence ATGACGACTAAATATTTTGGTAACAAAGGCTGGACTCCTGAGCGAATCGGCTCACTAGCTGGCAAGACTTATTTGATCACAGGCGCAAATACAGGTGCAGGTTTTGAAGCATCACGCATTTTATTAGCTAAAGGTGCCAAAGTTGTGATGCTAAATCGCAACGCAAGCAAATCAGCGGCAGCGATTGCAGCGCTCAAACAGCAATTAGGCAATGATATCGATGTTAGCTTTGTGCAAATGGATCTTGCTGAGCTTGCATCTGTGCACAAGGCCGCACAGCAGGTTTTACAATCCACAGCGAAAATTGACGCGCTAATTTGTAACGGCGCTATCGCACAGGTTGCCAAGCAAGAATTCACGAAAGATGGTTTTGAAAGCCACCTTGGGGTCAATCATTATGGTCACTTCTTATTATGTGGACTGCTGTTTGACCGCATCGAGGAGTCACAAGGTCGCATTGTCGTGGTGAGTAGCGAAGGCTACAAAATGGGGTTAAAAACCATGCAGTTTGACGATATGAACTGGGACAAAAATTATCACCCTAACCATACTTACTGCCACAGTAAATTGGCACAGATGATGTTTGCCTATGAATTACAAAACCGCATCAAAGACGCAGGCAAGCGTGTTGAAGTCTATGTGTGTCATCCGGGCGCATCAAAGACTTCGTTGATCAACGATAAAGCCAGCCGCGCTACTCGTATTATCTTTGGCATAATGGCGATGCTACCCATTGTGCAGTCTGCAGAGAAAGGTGCATATCCAGAAATAATGTGCGCCACCGAAACAGGCTTAAAACAGCGTGCTTACTATGGTCCGACTGGGTTTCAGTACTTTGTTGGCCCAGTAGACGAGTGCAAACTAGAAGCGTTCGCTCATGATGAGCAGGTATGTCAAACCCTGTGGCAGTTGTCAGAACAACAAACAGGATTTAATTGGGCGCTATAA
- a CDS encoding glycogen/starch/alpha-glucan phosphorylase, whose amino-acid sequence MSSANTPPSSKRASNAASKTSSTGKTAAKRTTRNSSTKTSSTKATTKSSTSTKSSAAAKTKAKTSKAQPVATGVDHESLASGVARQIRYGLCSTEKDQSQLFDALALALKEQMLDEWRETRLKDNDFKQKQVAYLSLEFLMGRALGNALLNLDLTEQGRQVLAQYASELEAVEEYEHDAGLGNGGLGRLAACFLDSCASLDLSVTGYGIRYQYGMFAQKIVDGYQIERPDYWLRDGNPWEVRRAHRTVSVPFFGHTHTYEDNTGRRHHVWQAGQTVLAVPHDMPIPGYRNGRINTLRLWKAEADDDFNLAEFNDGDYTESVAAKNLAEQITMVLYPNDASENGKELRLRQQYFLSSASLQDLINRHLDKFGNDFSQFSANNVIQLNDTHPSIAVPELMRLLMDKHGLGWDEAWQITSSSVAYTNHTLLPEALERWSVPMVAHMLPRIMEIIFEINARYLEQVAHQWPGDCQKLAQMSIIEEGPVQHIRMAYLAIVASFSVNGVAALHTKLLKAGLFNDFYQLWPEKFNNRTNGVTPRRWLAYCNTQLSTLISKRLGDDWVTDLSKLAALNAFTADHQFVKQWAEVKQANKQVLANFVEQECGVSFDAKMMFDVQVKRIHEYKRQLLNIMHVIHLYQRILSGDTQGMVPRCVLIGGKAAPGYAMAKQIIKLINNVAHMVNSDPVVTPYLRLAFLPNYNVSAMEKICPGTDLSEQISTAGKEASGTGNMKFMMNGALTIGTLDGANVEMIEEVGEENFFLFGLKADEVEALKPHYNPSEIIARSQALQGVLNMLEGGHFNLVEPNIFDDIINAIKDPNDQWMLAADFDDYCRAQQQVAKTYQNQSQWQQMSIRNAAASGRFSSDNTIEGYRDHIWMK is encoded by the coding sequence ATGAGCTCTGCCAATACACCACCGTCTAGTAAACGCGCTAGTAATGCCGCTAGCAAAACATCCTCTACCGGTAAAACTGCTGCTAAGCGGACGACTAGAAACTCGAGTACTAAAACTTCAAGTACTAAAGCGACAACTAAATCTAGCACCTCAACTAAATCTAGCGCTGCAGCTAAGACCAAAGCCAAGACGAGCAAAGCACAGCCTGTTGCTACTGGGGTTGATCATGAGTCTTTAGCTTCAGGCGTAGCGCGGCAAATACGTTATGGATTGTGCTCAACCGAGAAAGATCAATCTCAGTTGTTTGACGCGCTAGCGTTAGCTCTTAAGGAGCAAATGCTTGATGAGTGGCGTGAAACCCGCCTAAAAGATAATGACTTTAAGCAAAAGCAAGTTGCTTACTTATCTTTAGAGTTTTTAATGGGGCGTGCCCTAGGCAATGCGCTGTTAAATCTTGATTTAACCGAGCAAGGCCGCCAAGTGTTGGCGCAATATGCCAGTGAATTAGAAGCGGTAGAAGAATATGAACATGATGCAGGCCTAGGTAATGGTGGGTTAGGGCGGTTAGCAGCGTGCTTCCTCGATAGCTGTGCCAGTTTAGATTTATCGGTTACTGGTTATGGTATTCGATACCAATACGGCATGTTTGCCCAAAAAATTGTCGATGGTTATCAAATCGAGCGTCCAGACTACTGGCTACGTGACGGTAACCCTTGGGAGGTGCGCCGCGCTCACCGTACAGTATCAGTGCCGTTTTTTGGTCATACCCATACATATGAAGACAATACTGGCCGTCGCCACCATGTGTGGCAAGCAGGGCAGACTGTGCTAGCCGTGCCTCACGACATGCCCATTCCCGGCTACCGTAATGGACGTATTAACACCTTAAGACTGTGGAAGGCTGAAGCGGATGACGATTTTAACTTAGCCGAGTTTAATGATGGGGATTACACCGAGTCTGTTGCTGCGAAAAACCTCGCTGAGCAAATCACCATGGTGCTGTATCCCAATGATGCTAGTGAGAATGGTAAGGAGCTAAGGTTACGCCAACAGTACTTTTTAAGCTCAGCGAGTCTGCAAGATTTAATCAACCGCCATTTGGATAAGTTTGGTAATGATTTCAGTCAGTTTAGCGCCAACAATGTTATTCAGTTAAATGACACTCACCCTAGTATCGCTGTGCCAGAATTGATGCGTTTATTAATGGATAAACACGGACTTGGCTGGGATGAAGCCTGGCAAATTACCAGCAGTAGCGTTGCCTATACCAATCACACACTGTTACCAGAGGCGTTAGAGCGTTGGAGTGTGCCTATGGTGGCACATATGCTGCCGCGGATTATGGAGATTATTTTTGAGATCAACGCCCGTTATCTCGAGCAGGTGGCACACCAATGGCCGGGCGATTGTCAAAAGTTGGCGCAAATGTCGATTATTGAAGAAGGGCCTGTGCAGCACATTCGTATGGCCTATCTTGCCATCGTTGCCAGCTTTTCGGTCAATGGCGTTGCAGCGCTGCACACTAAGCTACTTAAAGCCGGATTATTTAATGACTTTTACCAGCTTTGGCCTGAAAAATTTAATAACCGCACTAATGGTGTCACTCCAAGGCGCTGGCTAGCCTACTGCAATACGCAATTATCAACGCTGATTTCTAAGCGCCTTGGTGATGATTGGGTGACCGACTTATCAAAACTCGCCGCGCTAAATGCGTTTACCGCCGACCATCAGTTCGTCAAACAGTGGGCTGAAGTTAAACAGGCGAATAAGCAGGTCTTGGCTAACTTTGTTGAGCAAGAATGCGGGGTGAGTTTTGATGCCAAGATGATGTTTGATGTGCAGGTAAAGCGGATTCACGAATACAAGCGCCAGCTACTGAACATCATGCATGTTATCCATCTTTATCAGCGCATTTTGTCTGGCGATACTCAGGGTATGGTGCCGCGTTGTGTACTAATTGGCGGTAAAGCCGCGCCAGGCTATGCCATGGCCAAGCAAATTATCAAGCTGATCAACAATGTTGCCCATATGGTTAACTCTGACCCAGTTGTGACCCCTTATCTGCGCTTGGCATTTTTACCCAACTATAACGTTAGCGCCATGGAGAAAATCTGCCCTGGTACGGATTTATCTGAGCAAATCTCTACCGCAGGTAAAGAAGCATCCGGTACCGGCAACATGAAGTTTATGATGAATGGCGCATTGACCATAGGCACATTAGACGGTGCCAACGTGGAAATGATTGAAGAAGTAGGTGAAGAAAACTTCTTCCTATTTGGGCTGAAAGCCGACGAGGTTGAAGCCTTAAAACCTCACTATAACCCCAGCGAGATTATCGCGCGTAGCCAAGCGTTGCAGGGAGTGCTCAATATGCTTGAGGGCGGTCATTTCAATTTGGTTGAGCCAAATATTTTTGACGACATCATCAACGCAATTAAAGACCCCAATGATCAATGGATGCTCGCCGCAGACTTTGACGACTATTGCCGCGCCCAGCAGCAAGTCGCGAAAACCTATCAAAATCAATCCCAGTGGCAGCAAATGAGCATTCGTAATGCAGCGGCAAGCGGACGTTTTTCAAGTGATAACACCATTGAAGGCTACCGTGACCACATTTGGATGAAATAA
- a CDS encoding LysR family transcriptional regulator, with the protein MKEFDGLPLFAKVVELKSFAEAARQLQLPTTTVSRKIQQLEAELGGKLLNRTTRALSLTELGEQVLPKAMLIQDTIKELQTDAEAFANQPMGKLHISAPRSFCQHLLAPLLAEFRSLYPGIKLELEAANRIQDLTKSRVDFAFRIGELKDSSLIALPLTAVDYELTASKAYLDQNQAPKHPVDLIKHPSIRNHVDGYILPWQFSQANESYSHQADADLLSDDLDVSVTYTLANLGISYLPVSLTKRYLESGELITLLPNWDKLSPIAYLLYPNRKHLPQKAKLFIEFIKQRKSFFKDKLTYN; encoded by the coding sequence ATGAAGGAATTTGATGGATTGCCACTGTTTGCCAAAGTGGTTGAGCTAAAGAGCTTTGCAGAGGCAGCAAGACAGCTACAACTACCAACAACCACGGTAAGCCGTAAAATCCAGCAGCTTGAAGCTGAGCTTGGCGGAAAATTACTTAATCGCACTACCAGAGCATTGTCGCTGACAGAATTGGGTGAGCAAGTTTTACCAAAAGCTATGCTTATTCAAGATACCATCAAAGAGCTGCAAACCGATGCCGAAGCCTTTGCTAATCAGCCCATGGGTAAACTACATATATCTGCGCCGCGCTCTTTTTGTCAGCACTTGCTCGCGCCATTGCTTGCAGAGTTTAGGAGCTTATACCCAGGAATAAAATTAGAGCTAGAAGCGGCAAACCGAATACAAGATCTCACCAAAAGCCGTGTGGATTTTGCGTTTCGTATCGGCGAGCTAAAAGACTCATCCTTAATCGCGTTGCCGCTGACAGCTGTTGACTATGAACTCACTGCCAGCAAAGCCTATCTGGATCAGAATCAAGCACCAAAGCACCCTGTTGATTTGATTAAACACCCAAGTATTCGTAATCATGTTGACGGCTATATCTTGCCCTGGCAGTTCAGTCAGGCTAATGAAAGCTACAGCCATCAAGCTGATGCCGATTTACTGTCAGACGACCTCGATGTATCTGTGACTTACACACTAGCAAACCTTGGTATTAGTTACTTGCCCGTGTCATTAACCAAGCGATATCTCGAATCAGGCGAGCTTATTACGCTACTCCCAAACTGGGATAAACTCTCCCCGATCGCTTATTTACTGTATCCAAACCGCAAACACTTACCGCAGAAAGCCAAGTTGTTTATCGAATTTATTAAGCAGCGTAAAAGCTTCTTTAAAGACAAGCTGACGTATAATTAA
- a CDS encoding glycogen synthase, with the protein MEQNIKNNQSIEEKKVMLVAAENGAINGAKVGGMADVIRDLPPALIEQNVQADVAMPDYGFIASDNQAQFVANVEVPYAGRIELVKLYKMPRPQLPASASAAEHDAPQPQVYIFSHPLFNHPQLRQGQRKVYTESHYQRPFADDANKFALFCLSVASAFRHGLLADYQVLHLHDWHTAMLAMLRSQVDEFAVLKTMRCVYTIHNLAIQGVRPFSHDESSFCHWFKPWFSEIDLTKARELKLLDPRYDNCINPMRIGIAHSDCVHIVSPSYAQEVTRASDSQLGFIGGEGLEQDLVEKQHQGQLIGIINGCFYHDACPSVEQKRAYTSADNRQSLFNLIQDVLIEWQGTKEQVSACDFIAANRLRQWQRQDENKQSKSPLNLYPPGLVIPHTWLLTSVGRLTSQKVALLLYQVTAEHKTLELMLLNLEMQHPKAKFILLGSGDAELAKQMQQIAAKHANLLFLNGYHELLSEQLYQQGELFIMPSSFEPCGISQMLAMKQYQPCLVHAVGGLKDTVIDKQTGWQFSGDNPQQQAEQLLRVFDECLASYGDNDWLAIREKAGEQRFTWQQVAIDYCQQLYRFEVIAVSGTEQVVAHDA; encoded by the coding sequence ATGGAGCAAAATATTAAAAACAATCAAAGTATTGAAGAAAAAAAAGTGATGTTAGTCGCCGCCGAAAATGGCGCCATAAATGGTGCGAAAGTCGGTGGCATGGCAGATGTTATTCGTGACTTACCGCCGGCATTAATTGAGCAAAATGTGCAAGCTGATGTCGCCATGCCTGACTATGGTTTTATTGCCAGCGATAATCAGGCGCAGTTTGTGGCAAATGTTGAGGTGCCATATGCCGGACGTATTGAGCTGGTTAAACTATATAAAATGCCTCGGCCGCAACTCCCTGCTTCTGCCTCGGCTGCTGAACATGATGCGCCGCAACCTCAGGTGTACATATTTAGCCACCCTTTGTTTAATCACCCTCAGCTCCGTCAAGGTCAGCGCAAGGTATACACTGAGTCACATTACCAGCGGCCATTTGCTGATGATGCAAATAAGTTTGCTCTGTTTTGTTTAAGTGTCGCCAGCGCGTTTAGGCACGGCCTGCTTGCTGACTATCAGGTGCTGCATCTTCATGATTGGCACACAGCAATGCTTGCTATGCTGCGCTCACAAGTAGATGAATTTGCCGTACTTAAAACCATGCGCTGCGTGTATACCATTCACAATTTAGCCATTCAAGGTGTCAGACCGTTCAGCCACGATGAATCATCGTTTTGTCACTGGTTTAAGCCTTGGTTTTCAGAGATTGATTTAACCAAAGCTCGTGAGCTTAAACTACTCGACCCAAGATACGATAACTGCATTAACCCAATGCGCATTGGCATCGCTCATAGTGATTGTGTACATATTGTGTCTCCAAGTTATGCCCAAGAAGTGACACGAGCATCAGACTCTCAACTTGGCTTCATAGGTGGTGAAGGCTTAGAGCAAGATCTAGTTGAAAAGCAGCATCAAGGCCAGCTTATCGGCATAATCAATGGCTGTTTTTATCATGATGCTTGTCCGTCAGTTGAGCAAAAGCGCGCGTACACCTCTGCTGACAACCGCCAGAGTTTGTTTAACCTTATTCAAGATGTGCTGATTGAATGGCAGGGCACGAAAGAGCAAGTGAGCGCCTGTGACTTTATAGCTGCCAACCGGCTTCGCCAATGGCAAAGGCAAGACGAGAATAAGCAAAGTAAATCTCCGTTAAACTTGTATCCACCAGGCTTAGTGATACCTCACACCTGGTTACTCACCTCGGTTGGCCGCTTAACCTCGCAAAAAGTTGCCTTGTTGTTATATCAGGTGACAGCCGAGCACAAGACGCTGGAGCTAATGTTGCTAAACCTTGAAATGCAGCATCCAAAAGCTAAGTTCATTCTGCTGGGGAGTGGAGATGCTGAGCTTGCTAAACAAATGCAACAGATAGCCGCAAAGCATGCCAATTTACTGTTTTTAAACGGTTACCATGAACTGCTATCTGAGCAGTTATACCAACAAGGTGAGCTATTTATTATGCCAAGCTCGTTTGAGCCATGCGGTATTAGCCAGATGCTCGCAATGAAGCAGTATCAGCCTTGTTTAGTCCATGCCGTTGGCGGCTTAAAAGATACGGTTATCGATAAGCAAACGGGTTGGCAATTTAGTGGTGACAATCCTCAGCAACAGGCCGAACAACTGCTGCGGGTATTCGATGAGTGCCTAGCAAGTTATGGTGACAATGACTGGCTAGCTATAAGAGAAAAAGCAGGAGAGCAGCGCTTTACCTGGCAGCAGGTGGCGATTGACTATTGTCAGCAGCTATATCGGTTTGAAGTGATAGCAGTTAGCGGGACTGAGCAGGTGGTGGCACATGATGCATAG
- a CDS encoding AraC family transcriptional regulator has translation MGMSREQIQLQIKQIIERRMSDDGIKPTGISSVNMFRVTKSMRCAPAVYEPTIVAIVSGTKEAILDGQHFIYGNNQYLCCTMSMPVEAGTPQASNENPLLGIYITLDTKLMSELAIKYGNVTGVSRARRASMQPAGLNLAAWDESFSEALLRLLQLDESPADTAILADSRLRELYYAVLKGEAGASAMRAYGAGNEIARAIEYLSSHLSESITIDDIASQIGMSRAVFHRKFKQATTMSPIQFVKSMRLNDAAMKIAAGMTVNEAALCVGYVSSSQFSREFKRMYGQSPKQWGANKDLLEQAV, from the coding sequence ATGGGCATGAGTCGAGAGCAGATCCAGCTACAAATTAAACAAATCATTGAGCGGCGGATGAGTGATGACGGTATTAAGCCAACCGGGATTTCCAGCGTTAATATGTTTAGGGTCACCAAATCAATGCGCTGCGCACCTGCCGTCTACGAGCCGACAATTGTTGCCATTGTTAGTGGCACCAAAGAGGCGATCCTTGATGGTCAACACTTTATTTACGGCAACAATCAATACTTGTGCTGCACTATGTCTATGCCAGTGGAAGCGGGCACACCACAAGCCTCAAATGAGAATCCACTGTTGGGTATATATATCACCTTAGATACCAAGCTGATGAGTGAGCTGGCAATTAAGTATGGCAATGTGACGGGCGTGAGCCGCGCGCGCCGTGCGTCAATGCAGCCCGCTGGATTGAATTTAGCAGCCTGGGACGAAAGTTTTAGCGAAGCTCTGCTGCGATTACTGCAACTTGATGAAAGCCCAGCTGATACTGCCATTTTAGCTGATAGTCGCTTACGCGAGTTGTATTACGCCGTGCTTAAAGGTGAAGCTGGCGCCTCTGCGATGCGAGCTTATGGCGCCGGTAATGAAATAGCACGTGCAATCGAATATCTATCGAGTCATTTAAGTGAATCCATCACTATTGATGATATAGCCTCCCAAATTGGTATGAGCCGCGCGGTATTTCATCGTAAGTTCAAGCAGGCAACTACTATGTCGCCAATTCAGTTTGTGAAATCCATGCGATTGAATGATGCCGCCATGAAAATAGCAGCAGGTATGACGGTTAACGAGGCCGCGCTTTGTGTGGGCTATGTAAGCTCATCACAATTTAGCCGCGAGTTTAAGCGTATGTATGGTCAGTCGCCAAAACAGTGGGGCGCGAATAAAGACTTACTTGAACAGGCGGTTTAA
- a CDS encoding alcohol dehydrogenase family protein — protein METIPNNMSAVQLLGHGGVEKLVLNHQVPVPTISASDVLIKVAAAGVNNTDLNTRKAWYSKSYVESAELKNTEAENIAPESEPSATNSSDASWSGEAIQFPRIQGADVCGIVVAVGEQVDKNLLGRRVLIEPCVQEANDEVLASPWYFGSECDGGFAQYTKVAAKHAYPVSSELSDVELASFPCSYSTAENMLTRVNATERDLVLISGASGGVGSAAIQLAKARGAKVIAITSKSKFAEITAIGADVVLDRNDDLAKKLGQNSVDVVIDLVAGEQWPQFLQVLKPFGRYATSGAIAGPIVELDVRTLYLKDLSLFGCTILAKDVFANLIARIEAKQIKPLIANRFALSEIAQAQQEFELKKHIGKLVIDLSLKF, from the coding sequence ATGGAAACCATCCCAAATAACATGTCAGCTGTGCAATTACTCGGTCATGGCGGTGTGGAAAAGCTAGTGCTAAATCATCAAGTGCCTGTACCAACTATTAGCGCTAGTGATGTACTAATTAAAGTGGCTGCTGCTGGGGTTAATAATACCGACCTTAATACACGCAAAGCCTGGTACTCAAAATCTTATGTTGAAAGCGCTGAACTTAAAAACACTGAGGCCGAGAACATAGCGCCTGAATCTGAACCATCTGCTACCAATAGCAGCGATGCAAGCTGGTCTGGCGAGGCAATTCAATTTCCGCGAATTCAAGGCGCAGATGTTTGTGGCATTGTGGTAGCTGTTGGAGAGCAGGTCGATAAAAACTTGCTAGGGCGTAGAGTGCTAATTGAGCCCTGCGTGCAAGAAGCTAATGATGAAGTGCTGGCGTCGCCATGGTATTTCGGCTCAGAATGTGACGGTGGGTTTGCGCAATACACTAAAGTCGCGGCAAAGCATGCTTACCCTGTATCTAGTGAACTTAGCGATGTCGAACTTGCCTCGTTTCCGTGTTCATACTCGACTGCTGAAAACATGCTAACGCGCGTTAATGCAACAGAGCGCGATTTAGTGTTAATTAGCGGCGCATCTGGTGGTGTTGGCTCTGCGGCGATTCAGTTAGCCAAAGCGCGAGGCGCGAAAGTAATTGCGATTACAAGCAAGTCTAAGTTTGCCGAAATAACGGCTATTGGCGCAGATGTTGTACTAGATAGAAACGATGATCTTGCAAAAAAACTAGGGCAAAACAGCGTTGATGTGGTGATTGATTTAGTTGCGGGTGAGCAGTGGCCGCAATTTTTGCAAGTGCTTAAACCATTCGGGCGTTATGCCACATCGGGCGCAATTGCTGGACCGATAGTAGAGCTAGATGTGCGCACGCTTTATTTGAAAGACCTGAGCTTATTCGGTTGTACAATTTTAGCCAAGGATGTGTTTGCCAATCTCATTGCGCGTATTGAAGCTAAACAAATCAAGCCGTTAATTGCTAATCGCTTTGCTTTGTCTGAAATCGCTCAGGCGCAGCAAGAGTTTGAGTTGAAAAAGCACATTGGTAAGTTAGTTATCGACCTGTCGTTAAAGTTCTAA
- a CDS encoding SDR family oxidoreductase, with translation MAILVLGATGNTGSEVVKQLQQKQADFRVMVRNAQAAQALNLTGEQVYLGDFDDVASMIAAMQGVSSVYLAMVAHPDNKQWVTNVLEAMKASGAKHLVKLSGMGARQDAGSEIIRTHAITDEMVKQSGVSYTLVQPNSFYQNLFGSLETIKSMGQFFLPLADAAQSVVDIRDVAAVAVSALTESGHSGQTYLLSGPQGLTFAEQAKVLSAAAAKDIQYVAVPKLAAQQAMQSAGMNPWLAEHLAEIMDWFAQGDYAYVTNDVEKVLGRPARTFDAFAKEFAQLV, from the coding sequence ATGGCTATTTTAGTTTTAGGTGCGACAGGTAACACGGGCTCAGAAGTGGTTAAACAGCTACAACAAAAGCAGGCTGACTTTCGCGTGATGGTACGAAATGCTCAGGCCGCGCAAGCGTTAAATTTAACTGGCGAGCAAGTTTATCTCGGCGATTTTGATGATGTGGCTTCAATGATTGCAGCAATGCAAGGTGTATCATCGGTTTACCTTGCTATGGTCGCGCACCCAGATAATAAACAGTGGGTAACGAATGTACTTGAGGCGATGAAAGCCAGTGGTGCCAAGCACCTGGTTAAACTTTCTGGCATGGGCGCTAGACAAGATGCTGGCTCAGAAATTATTCGCACTCACGCGATTACTGATGAAATGGTCAAGCAGTCTGGTGTCAGTTATACCCTAGTGCAGCCAAACTCTTTTTATCAAAACCTGTTTGGCAGCCTAGAGACGATTAAGTCTATGGGGCAATTCTTCTTGCCGTTAGCTGATGCCGCGCAAAGCGTGGTGGATATTCGCGATGTGGCAGCGGTAGCCGTCTCTGCGTTAACTGAATCAGGGCACAGCGGGCAAACTTATCTATTGTCTGGGCCGCAGGGGTTAACTTTTGCTGAGCAGGCCAAGGTGTTATCGGCTGCTGCGGCTAAGGATATTCAATATGTCGCCGTGCCAAAGCTTGCTGCGCAACAGGCGATGCAATCTGCGGGTATGAACCCATGGCTAGCTGAGCATTTGGCAGAAATCATGGATTGGTTTGCACAAGGGGATTACGCCTATGTGACCAATGATGTGGAGAAGGTGCTTGGCAGACCAGCAAGAACTTTTGATGCCTTTGCCAAAGAGTTTGCTCAGCTTGTTTAA